In Aciduliprofundum sp. MAR08-339, a single window of DNA contains:
- a CDS encoding DUF998 domain-containing protein — MERKYLYSGLISPIIGFLFIGIAIYLNSSWWRITDNAISDLGNIYHSWVNYPWVLSAGLIIGGLGMTYFSYGLQKEFEGVAKWGIYVYLLGMIFLTLIGVFPEGTPPHWYVSWAFFLTASFGILVGGVGFLLRYSRKMGMFSIALYVISWVLAVWVLRTFKGVAIAEFMGAITLFIWSYTTIFWNMRREKL, encoded by the coding sequence ATGGAAAGGAAGTACCTCTATTCTGGGCTCATATCTCCAATAATTGGTTTTCTGTTCATAGGCATAGCAATATACCTGAACTCATCGTGGTGGCGCATAACCGATAATGCCATAAGTGATCTGGGAAACATATATCATTCCTGGGTCAACTACCCCTGGGTTCTCAGCGCGGGTCTCATAATTGGAGGTCTTGGAATGACCTATTTTTCCTACGGATTGCAAAAAGAATTTGAGGGTGTTGCAAAGTGGGGAATTTATGTTTATCTCCTTGGAATGATATTTCTCACACTAATAGGTGTTTTTCCCGAGGGCACTCCACCCCACTGGTACGTTAGTTGGGCATTTTTCCTCACCGCCTCCTTTGGCATACTGGTTGGAGGTGTGGGATTCCTTCTGAGGTACAGCCGCAAAATGGGTATGTTCTCCATAGCCCTGTACGTGATTTCCTGGGTTCTTGCCGTGTGGGTACTGAGAACCTTCAAGGGGGTGGCCATAGCGGAGTTCATGGGTGCAATAACCCTGTTCATATGGTCTTACACCACCATTTTCTGGAATATGAGAAGAGAAAAATTGTAA
- a CDS encoding Xaa-Pro peptidase family protein, translated as MHQDRIFENLKEEVDVIVIYNRGEPVVDLNFFYVTGLVAGGIFEGSYAIVTPENVKVLTSLLEETSAKKGKNEVYIFRTGKEREELLRKIVGDAKRIGLNFDTLTVRDFEKIKEVLGEREYINVSSAIMDARKVKSEEEINIMREAAKIASEVADSIPDFLHEGMREYELAAKIVYEMLRRGAEDVAFTTIAAFGENAAEPHYTAGARKLKRGDFVLCDFGARYHRYNSDITRTFVFGRASEMQKDIYYTVLEAQRMGIELIKAGVNGKEVDAKVHEFIDSTKYRGRMTHSTGHGLGLAVHDHVGLSRMLDVPLKDGMVVTVEPGIYIPGFGGVRIEDDVVVRKDGHEVLTSAKKEELIEVS; from the coding sequence ATGCATCAGGACAGGATATTTGAAAATCTAAAGGAGGAAGTTGATGTTATCGTGATTTATAACAGAGGAGAACCTGTTGTGGATCTGAATTTCTTCTACGTCACAGGACTTGTGGCTGGTGGAATATTTGAAGGATCCTATGCCATAGTAACTCCGGAAAATGTCAAGGTGCTCACATCACTTCTTGAAGAGACCAGTGCAAAGAAGGGAAAAAACGAAGTTTATATATTCAGAACAGGAAAGGAGCGAGAAGAACTCCTGCGCAAGATCGTCGGGGATGCAAAGAGAATTGGATTGAATTTCGACACCCTCACCGTTCGGGATTTTGAAAAGATTAAAGAGGTTCTGGGTGAGAGGGAATACATAAACGTATCCTCTGCCATAATGGATGCCAGAAAGGTAAAGAGTGAGGAAGAGATAAATATAATGCGCGAGGCTGCCAAGATAGCCAGTGAAGTTGCCGATTCCATACCTGATTTTTTGCATGAGGGTATGCGTGAGTACGAACTTGCTGCTAAAATCGTTTATGAGATGTTAAGACGTGGTGCTGAGGACGTTGCCTTTACCACAATAGCTGCGTTTGGAGAGAACGCGGCGGAACCGCACTACACGGCAGGGGCAAGAAAACTGAAGAGGGGGGATTTCGTGCTTTGTGATTTTGGTGCAAGGTACCACAGATACAACTCGGACATAACCCGTACCTTCGTTTTTGGTAGAGCATCCGAGATGCAGAAGGATATATATTACACTGTGCTTGAAGCCCAGAGAATGGGCATTGAGTTAATAAAGGCGGGAGTGAACGGTAAAGAGGTGGATGCCAAGGTTCACGAGTTCATAGATTCCACAAAGTATAGGGGAAGGATGACCCACTCTACGGGCCATGGTCTGGGCCTTGCCGTCCATGATCATGTGGGGCTTTCGCGCATGCTGGATGTGCCCCTTAAGGATGGAATGGTTGTGACTGTTGAGCCGGGAATATACATCCCAGGATTTGGTGGGGTACGTATAGAGGATGATGTGGTTGTTCGCAAGGATGGACACGAGGTTCTCACCTCCGCCAAGAAGGAAGAGTTGATTGAAGTATCCTGA
- a CDS encoding 3'-5' exoribonuclease YhaM family protein → MKYVSEFEDGENVSTVLVVRKKFGLRDYRSKFGKYFVLEAGDKTGNVLIKYWGNDDSLTERLYEDIKEGDVVEVQGTYQKDTQPSISVDAEYDYIRKIDSYDVTRFVPALDNVEEIMNDIFAYVDMVESPHLSRLLDSFFSDEQFVEKFKEAPRSSYEIYAYIGGLAEHTLNVTKICERLADIYKVDRDFMLAAALLHDIGKIESYEIDTTIRQRDSAKLLGHTVIGFNLVESKIKEIVDFPREVRDKLLHAIISHHSPIVDNVPQRIRTKEAYILFYADMIDLSLKEFDGGDEEWQYSRRMGREIYTG, encoded by the coding sequence ATGAAATACGTCAGCGAGTTTGAGGATGGGGAGAATGTAAGCACAGTTCTTGTTGTTCGCAAGAAATTCGGGCTTAGAGATTACCGTTCAAAATTTGGTAAATACTTTGTTCTTGAGGCGGGAGATAAAACGGGAAATGTTCTTATCAAGTACTGGGGAAACGATGATTCATTAACTGAGAGATTGTACGAGGATATCAAGGAAGGGGATGTTGTTGAAGTTCAGGGGACATATCAGAAGGACACTCAACCCTCCATATCTGTGGATGCCGAATACGATTACATACGCAAGATTGATAGTTATGATGTTACGAGATTCGTTCCCGCACTTGACAATGTGGAGGAGATAATGAATGATATATTTGCCTATGTGGATATGGTGGAGAGCCCACACCTTTCCAGACTTCTGGATTCTTTCTTTTCCGATGAGCAGTTTGTTGAGAAATTTAAAGAGGCTCCCCGGTCCTCCTATGAAATCTACGCTTACATTGGTGGGCTGGCAGAGCACACCCTTAATGTTACGAAAATATGTGAAAGGCTCGCGGATATTTACAAAGTGGATAGAGATTTTATGCTCGCGGCGGCACTGCTCCATGATATTGGGAAAATAGAATCCTATGAGATAGACACAACCATAAGACAGAGAGATAGTGCAAAACTTCTGGGCCACACGGTTATCGGGTTTAACCTTGTGGAATCTAAAATAAAGGAGATTGTGGATTTTCCAAGAGAGGTGCGGGATAAACTTCTCCATGCCATAATATCTCACCACTCGCCCATTGTGGACAACGTGCCCCAGAGAATAAGGACCAAGGAAGCGTACATACTTTTTTATGCGGATATGATTGACCTATCACTCAAGGAATTTGATGGGGGTGATGAAGAGTGGCAGTACTCCCGCAGAATGGGTCGGGAGATATACACTGGATAG
- a CDS encoding KEOPS complex subunit Pcc1, whose product MAVLPQNGSGDIHWIGGKILIQYDSDDMARAVFESIRVDNYQYVHCSLNGSMISCEARSTSASKLLHTLDDLLACIIVAEEAYRTV is encoded by the coding sequence GTGGCAGTACTCCCGCAGAATGGGTCGGGAGATATACACTGGATAGGCGGAAAAATTCTGATTCAATACGATAGCGATGATATGGCGAGGGCCGTATTTGAGAGCATAAGAGTTGACAATTATCAGTACGTGCACTGCTCTTTAAATGGAAGTATGATATCCTGCGAAGCCCGATCTACCAGTGCTTCAAAACTTCTTCATACACTGGATGATTTGCTTGCATGCATTATCGTCGCCGAGGAGGCCTATCGTACGGTATGA
- a CDS encoding response regulator, translating to MRVLVVDDSRELVKLIKISLKRVGIEDVDGAYNFEEGLSKIQKNDYDVYIIDYHISFANGLELANIAKEKGKVIIMTGDPDFKSKQFMVFYKPFNLLSFTEYVRSLQQSRNP from the coding sequence ATGAGAGTGCTGGTGGTTGATGATAGTAGAGAATTGGTAAAACTTATTAAAATTTCGCTAAAAAGGGTCGGGATAGAAGACGTTGATGGAGCCTATAATTTTGAAGAAGGGCTTAGTAAAATCCAAAAAAATGATTACGATGTGTACATAATAGATTATCACATTTCTTTCGCAAATGGACTTGAACTTGCAAATATTGCTAAAGAGAAAGGAAAAGTAATAATAATGACCGGAGACCCGGATTTTAAAAGCAAACAATTTATGGTTTTCTACAAACCCTTTAATCTTTTAAGTTTTACTGAATATGTCCGCTCACTACAGCAATCCCGAAACCCATAA